One Nomascus leucogenys isolate Asia chromosome 22a, Asia_NLE_v1, whole genome shotgun sequence DNA segment encodes these proteins:
- the AP1G2 gene encoding AP-1 complex subunit gamma-like 2 isoform X3, translating into MVVTSLKLQDLIEEIRGAKTQAQEREVIQKECAHIRASFRDGDPVHRHRQLAKLLYVHMLGYPAHFGQMECLKLIASSRFTDKRVGYLGAMLLLDERHDAHLLITNSIKNDLSQGIQPVQGLALCTLSTIGSAEMCRDLAPEVEKLLLQPSSYVRKKAILTAVHMIRKVPELSSVFLPPCAKLLHERHHGILLGTITLITELCERSPAALRHFQKVVPQLVQILRTLVTTGYSTEHSISGVSDPFLQVQILRLLRILGRNHEESSETMNDLLAQVATNTDTSRNAGNAVLFETVLTIMDIRSAAGLRVLAVNILGRFLLNSDRNIRYVALTSLLRLVQSDHSAVQRHRPTVVECLQETDASLSRRALELSLALVNSSNVRAMIQELQAFLESCPPDLRADCASGILLAAERFAPTKRWHIDTILHVLTTAGTHVRDDAVANLTQLIGGAQELHAYSVRRLYNVLAEDISQQPLVQVAAWCIGEYGDLLLAGNCEEIEPLQVDEEEVLALLEKVLQSHMSLPATRGYALTALMKLSTRLCGDNKAAILEKMPLVERDGPQADEEAKESKEAAQLSEAAPVPTEPQASQLLDLLDLLDGASGDVQHPPPLDPAPGGALVHLLDLPCVPPPPAPIPDLKVFEREGVQLNLSFIRPHENPALLLITVTATNFSEGDVTHFICQAAVPKSLQLQLQAPSGNTVPARGGLPITQLFRILNPNKAPLRLKLRLTYNHFHQSVQEIFEVNNLPVESWQ; encoded by the exons ATGGTGGTGACTTCGCTGAAGCTTCAGGACCTCATCGAAGAGATTCGCGGGGCCAAGACTCAGGCCCAGGAGCGGGAGGTGATACAAAAGGAGTGTGCCCACATCCGGGCCTCCTTCCGCGACGGGGACCCAGTGCACAGGCACCGGCAGCTGGCCAAACTTCTCTACGTCCACATGTTGGGCTACCCCGCCCACTTTGGACAG ATGGAGTGCCTGAAACTGATCGCCTCCTCCAGATTCACAGACAAGAGGGTGGGCTACCTGGGGGCCATGCTTCTATTGGATGAGAGGCACGATGCCCACCTGCTCATTACCAACAGCATCAAGAA TGACCTGAGCCAGGGGATTCAGCCAGTACAAGGCCTGGCCTTGTGCACTTTGAGCACCATAGGCTCTGCTGAGATGTGCCGAGACCTGGCCCCAGAAGTGGAGAAACTGCTCCTGCAACCCAGTTCCTACGTGCGCAAGAAG GCTATTCTGACTGCAGTGCACATGATCCGGAAGGTGCCTGAACTCTCCAGTGTCTTCCTCCCACCCTGTGCCAAACTGCTTCATGAGCGTCACCATG GCATCCTGCTGGGCACCATCACGCTGATCACGGAGCTCTGCGAACGAAGCCCTGCAGCCCTCAGGCACTTTCAAAAG GTGGTACCCCAGCTGGTACAGATCCTCCGGACTCTGGTGACAACGGGATACTCCACAGAACACAGCATATCTGGAGTCAGCGACCCCTTCCTGCAG GTCCAGATACTTCGTCTGCTTCGGATCCTGGGCCGGAACCACGAGGAGAGCAGTGAGACCATGAATGACTTGCTGGCccag GTGGCCACTAACACAGACACCAGCCGAAATGCCGGAAATGCGGTCCTGTTTGAGACAGTACTCACCATCATGGACATCCGCTCTGCAGCTGGCCTACGG GTTCTAGCTGTCAACATTCTTGGCCGCTTCCTACTCAACAGTGACAGGAACATTAG GTATGTAGCCCTGACATCACTGCTTCGACTGGTGCAGTCTGATCACAGTGCTGTGCAGCGGCATCGGCCCACTGTGGTGGAATGTCTACAGGAAACTGATGCCTCCCTCAGCCG GAGAGCCCTGGAACTAAGCCTGGCTCTGGTAAATAGCTCCAATGTGCGAGCCATGATACAAGAGCTGCAGGCCTTTCTGGAGTCCTGCCCTCCTGACCTACGGGCTGACTGTGCCTCAGGCATCCTGCTGGCTGCAGAGAG GTTTGCTCCAACCAAACGCTGGCACATCGACACCATCCTGCATGTGCTGACAACG GCGGGCACCCATGTGCGGGATGATGCAGTGGCCAACCTGACCCAGCTGATTGGGGGGGCCCAGGAGCTACATGCCTACTCTGTGCGCCGCCTCTACAATGTCCTGGCAGAAGACATTTCCCAG CAACCACTGGTGCAGGTGGCAGCCTGGTGCATTGGGGAGTATGGGGACCTCCTGCTGGCAGGGAACTGCGAGGAGATTGAGCCCCTTCAG GTGGATGAAGAGGAAGTGCTGGCATTGCTGGAAAAGGTGCTGCAGTCCCATATGTCCCTGCCAGCCACTCGAGGATATGCCCTCACAGCCCTCATGAAGCTCAGCACTCGCCTCTGTGGGGACAACAA GGCTGCTATCCTGGAAAAAATGCCTCTTGTGGAGCGAGATGGCCCTCAGGCTGATGAGGAAgcaaaggaaagcaaagaagCAGCCCAGCTTTCAGAAGCAGCCCCAGTGCCCACAGAGCCCCAG GCCTCGCAGCTCCTGGATCTGCTAGATCTCCTGGATGGGGCTTCTGGGGATGTCCAGCATCCTCCCCCTCTGGACCCCGCCCCAGGAGGTGCTCTGGTACACCTGCTTGACCTTCCCTGTGTACCTCCACCCCCAG CTCCCATCCCAGATCTCAAAGTGTTTGAGCGTGAGGGAGTACAGCTGAATCTGTCTTTCATTCGACCCCATGAAAACCCTGCTTTGCTGTTAATCACCGTCACTGCCACCAACTTCTCAGAGGGTGATGTCACCCATTTCATCTGCCAGGCTGCTGTGCCCAAG AGtctccagctgcagctgcaggCCCCCAGTGGGAACACAGTTCCAGCTCGGGGTGGCCTTCCTATCACCCAGCTCTTCAGAATCCTCAATCCTAACAAG GCCCCCCTGCGGCTAAAGCTGCGCCTCACCTACAACCACTTTCACCAGTCGGTGCAGGAGATCTTTGAGGTGAACAACTTGCCTGTGGAATCGTGGCAGTAA
- the AP1G2 gene encoding AP-1 complex subunit gamma-like 2 isoform X2 encodes MVVTSLKLQDLIEEIRGAKTQAQEREVIQKECAHIRASFRDGDPVHRHRQLAKLLYVHMLGYPAHFGQMECLKLIASSRFTDKRVGYLGAMLLLDERHDAHLLITNSIKNDLSQGIQPVQGLALCTLSTIGSAEMCRDLAPEVEKLLLQPSSYVRKKAILTAVHMIRKVPELSSVFLPPCAKLLHERHHGILLGTITLITELCERSPAALRHFQKVVPQLVQILRTLVTTGYSTEHSISGVSDPFLQVQILRLLRILGRNHEESSETMNDLLAQVATNTDTSRNAGNAVLFETVLTIMDIRSAAGLRVLAVNILGRFLLNSDRNIRYVALTSLLRLVQSDHSAVQRHRPTVVECLQETDASLSRRALELSLALVNSSNVRAMIQELQAFLESCPPDLRADCASGILLAAERFAPTKRWHIDTILHVLTTAGTHVRDDAVANLTQLIGGAQELHAYSVRRLYNVLAEDISQQPLVQVAAWCIGEYGDLLLAGNCEEIEPLQVDEEEVLALLEKVLQSHMSLPATRGYALTALMKLSTRLCGDNNRIRQVVSIYGSCLDVELQQRAVEYDTLFRKYDHMRAAILEKMPLVERDGPQADEEAKESKEAAQLSEAAPVPTEPQASQLLDLLDLLDGASGDVQHPPPLDPAPGGALVHLLDLPCVPPPPAPIPDLKVFEREGVQLNLSFIRPHENPALLLITVTATNFSEGDVTHFICQAAVPKSLQLQLQAPSGNTVPARGGLPITQLFRILNPNKAPLRLKLRLTYNHFHQSVQEIFEVNNLPVESWQ; translated from the exons ATGGTGGTGACTTCGCTGAAGCTTCAGGACCTCATCGAAGAGATTCGCGGGGCCAAGACTCAGGCCCAGGAGCGGGAGGTGATACAAAAGGAGTGTGCCCACATCCGGGCCTCCTTCCGCGACGGGGACCCAGTGCACAGGCACCGGCAGCTGGCCAAACTTCTCTACGTCCACATGTTGGGCTACCCCGCCCACTTTGGACAG ATGGAGTGCCTGAAACTGATCGCCTCCTCCAGATTCACAGACAAGAGGGTGGGCTACCTGGGGGCCATGCTTCTATTGGATGAGAGGCACGATGCCCACCTGCTCATTACCAACAGCATCAAGAA TGACCTGAGCCAGGGGATTCAGCCAGTACAAGGCCTGGCCTTGTGCACTTTGAGCACCATAGGCTCTGCTGAGATGTGCCGAGACCTGGCCCCAGAAGTGGAGAAACTGCTCCTGCAACCCAGTTCCTACGTGCGCAAGAAG GCTATTCTGACTGCAGTGCACATGATCCGGAAGGTGCCTGAACTCTCCAGTGTCTTCCTCCCACCCTGTGCCAAACTGCTTCATGAGCGTCACCATG GCATCCTGCTGGGCACCATCACGCTGATCACGGAGCTCTGCGAACGAAGCCCTGCAGCCCTCAGGCACTTTCAAAAG GTGGTACCCCAGCTGGTACAGATCCTCCGGACTCTGGTGACAACGGGATACTCCACAGAACACAGCATATCTGGAGTCAGCGACCCCTTCCTGCAG GTCCAGATACTTCGTCTGCTTCGGATCCTGGGCCGGAACCACGAGGAGAGCAGTGAGACCATGAATGACTTGCTGGCccag GTGGCCACTAACACAGACACCAGCCGAAATGCCGGAAATGCGGTCCTGTTTGAGACAGTACTCACCATCATGGACATCCGCTCTGCAGCTGGCCTACGG GTTCTAGCTGTCAACATTCTTGGCCGCTTCCTACTCAACAGTGACAGGAACATTAG GTATGTAGCCCTGACATCACTGCTTCGACTGGTGCAGTCTGATCACAGTGCTGTGCAGCGGCATCGGCCCACTGTGGTGGAATGTCTACAGGAAACTGATGCCTCCCTCAGCCG GAGAGCCCTGGAACTAAGCCTGGCTCTGGTAAATAGCTCCAATGTGCGAGCCATGATACAAGAGCTGCAGGCCTTTCTGGAGTCCTGCCCTCCTGACCTACGGGCTGACTGTGCCTCAGGCATCCTGCTGGCTGCAGAGAG GTTTGCTCCAACCAAACGCTGGCACATCGACACCATCCTGCATGTGCTGACAACG GCGGGCACCCATGTGCGGGATGATGCAGTGGCCAACCTGACCCAGCTGATTGGGGGGGCCCAGGAGCTACATGCCTACTCTGTGCGCCGCCTCTACAATGTCCTGGCAGAAGACATTTCCCAG CAACCACTGGTGCAGGTGGCAGCCTGGTGCATTGGGGAGTATGGGGACCTCCTGCTGGCAGGGAACTGCGAGGAGATTGAGCCCCTTCAG GTGGATGAAGAGGAAGTGCTGGCATTGCTGGAAAAGGTGCTGCAGTCCCATATGTCCCTGCCAGCCACTCGAGGATATGCCCTCACAGCCCTCATGAAGCTCAGCACTCGCCTCTGTGGGGACAACAA CCGCATCCGCCAGGTGGTGTCCATCTACGGGAGCTGCTTGGACGTGGAGCTGCAGCAGCGGGCTGTGGAGTATGACACACTCTTCCGGAAATACGACCACATGAG GGCTGCTATCCTGGAAAAAATGCCTCTTGTGGAGCGAGATGGCCCTCAGGCTGATGAGGAAgcaaaggaaagcaaagaagCAGCCCAGCTTTCAGAAGCAGCCCCAGTGCCCACAGAGCCCCAG GCCTCGCAGCTCCTGGATCTGCTAGATCTCCTGGATGGGGCTTCTGGGGATGTCCAGCATCCTCCCCCTCTGGACCCCGCCCCAGGAGGTGCTCTGGTACACCTGCTTGACCTTCCCTGTGTACCTCCACCCCCAG CTCCCATCCCAGATCTCAAAGTGTTTGAGCGTGAGGGAGTACAGCTGAATCTGTCTTTCATTCGACCCCATGAAAACCCTGCTTTGCTGTTAATCACCGTCACTGCCACCAACTTCTCAGAGGGTGATGTCACCCATTTCATCTGCCAGGCTGCTGTGCCCAAG AGtctccagctgcagctgcaggCCCCCAGTGGGAACACAGTTCCAGCTCGGGGTGGCCTTCCTATCACCCAGCTCTTCAGAATCCTCAATCCTAACAAG GCCCCCCTGCGGCTAAAGCTGCGCCTCACCTACAACCACTTTCACCAGTCGGTGCAGGAGATCTTTGAGGTGAACAACTTGCCTGTGGAATCGTGGCAGTAA
- the AP1G2 gene encoding AP-1 complex subunit gamma-like 2 isoform X1 — protein MVVTSLKLQDLIEEIRGAKTQAQEREVIQKECAHIRASFRDGDPVHRHRQLAKLLYVHMLGYPAHFGQMECLKLIASSRFTDKRVGYLGAMLLLDERHDAHLLITNSIKNDLSQGIQPVQGLALCTLSTIGSAEMCRDLAPEVEKLLLQPSSYVRKKAILTAVHMIRKVPELSSVFLPPCAKLLHERHHGKAVGLPILCFRSRDRRIENRVGTPAHRRRVVHTHRHTRNRLSCPWPPPFTSPTLTPGILLGTITLITELCERSPAALRHFQKVVPQLVQILRTLVTTGYSTEHSISGVSDPFLQVQILRLLRILGRNHEESSETMNDLLAQVATNTDTSRNAGNAVLFETVLTIMDIRSAAGLRVLAVNILGRFLLNSDRNIRYVALTSLLRLVQSDHSAVQRHRPTVVECLQETDASLSRRALELSLALVNSSNVRAMIQELQAFLESCPPDLRADCASGILLAAERFAPTKRWHIDTILHVLTTAGTHVRDDAVANLTQLIGGAQELHAYSVRRLYNVLAEDISQQPLVQVAAWCIGEYGDLLLAGNCEEIEPLQVDEEEVLALLEKVLQSHMSLPATRGYALTALMKLSTRLCGDNNRIRQVVSIYGSCLDVELQQRAVEYDTLFRKYDHMRAAILEKMPLVERDGPQADEEAKESKEAAQLSEAAPVPTEPQASQLLDLLDLLDGASGDVQHPPPLDPAPGGALVHLLDLPCVPPPPAPIPDLKVFEREGVQLNLSFIRPHENPALLLITVTATNFSEGDVTHFICQAAVPKSLQLQLQAPSGNTVPARGGLPITQLFRILNPNKAPLRLKLRLTYNHFHQSVQEIFEVNNLPVESWQ, from the exons ATGGTGGTGACTTCGCTGAAGCTTCAGGACCTCATCGAAGAGATTCGCGGGGCCAAGACTCAGGCCCAGGAGCGGGAGGTGATACAAAAGGAGTGTGCCCACATCCGGGCCTCCTTCCGCGACGGGGACCCAGTGCACAGGCACCGGCAGCTGGCCAAACTTCTCTACGTCCACATGTTGGGCTACCCCGCCCACTTTGGACAG ATGGAGTGCCTGAAACTGATCGCCTCCTCCAGATTCACAGACAAGAGGGTGGGCTACCTGGGGGCCATGCTTCTATTGGATGAGAGGCACGATGCCCACCTGCTCATTACCAACAGCATCAAGAA TGACCTGAGCCAGGGGATTCAGCCAGTACAAGGCCTGGCCTTGTGCACTTTGAGCACCATAGGCTCTGCTGAGATGTGCCGAGACCTGGCCCCAGAAGTGGAGAAACTGCTCCTGCAACCCAGTTCCTACGTGCGCAAGAAG GCTATTCTGACTGCAGTGCACATGATCCGGAAGGTGCCTGAACTCTCCAGTGTCTTCCTCCCACCCTGTGCCAAACTGCTTCATGAGCGTCACCATGGTAAGGCTGTGGGGCTCCCCATCCTTTGCTTCAGGTCTAGGGACAGAAGAATTGAAAATCGGGTGGGAACCCCAGCTCATAGGAGAAGGGtagtgcacacacacaggcacacacgcaaTAGACTCTCTTGCCCCTGGCCCCCACCATTCACTTCCCCGACCCTGACCCCAGGCATCCTGCTGGGCACCATCACGCTGATCACGGAGCTCTGCGAACGAAGCCCTGCAGCCCTCAGGCACTTTCAAAAG GTGGTACCCCAGCTGGTACAGATCCTCCGGACTCTGGTGACAACGGGATACTCCACAGAACACAGCATATCTGGAGTCAGCGACCCCTTCCTGCAG GTCCAGATACTTCGTCTGCTTCGGATCCTGGGCCGGAACCACGAGGAGAGCAGTGAGACCATGAATGACTTGCTGGCccag GTGGCCACTAACACAGACACCAGCCGAAATGCCGGAAATGCGGTCCTGTTTGAGACAGTACTCACCATCATGGACATCCGCTCTGCAGCTGGCCTACGG GTTCTAGCTGTCAACATTCTTGGCCGCTTCCTACTCAACAGTGACAGGAACATTAG GTATGTAGCCCTGACATCACTGCTTCGACTGGTGCAGTCTGATCACAGTGCTGTGCAGCGGCATCGGCCCACTGTGGTGGAATGTCTACAGGAAACTGATGCCTCCCTCAGCCG GAGAGCCCTGGAACTAAGCCTGGCTCTGGTAAATAGCTCCAATGTGCGAGCCATGATACAAGAGCTGCAGGCCTTTCTGGAGTCCTGCCCTCCTGACCTACGGGCTGACTGTGCCTCAGGCATCCTGCTGGCTGCAGAGAG GTTTGCTCCAACCAAACGCTGGCACATCGACACCATCCTGCATGTGCTGACAACG GCGGGCACCCATGTGCGGGATGATGCAGTGGCCAACCTGACCCAGCTGATTGGGGGGGCCCAGGAGCTACATGCCTACTCTGTGCGCCGCCTCTACAATGTCCTGGCAGAAGACATTTCCCAG CAACCACTGGTGCAGGTGGCAGCCTGGTGCATTGGGGAGTATGGGGACCTCCTGCTGGCAGGGAACTGCGAGGAGATTGAGCCCCTTCAG GTGGATGAAGAGGAAGTGCTGGCATTGCTGGAAAAGGTGCTGCAGTCCCATATGTCCCTGCCAGCCACTCGAGGATATGCCCTCACAGCCCTCATGAAGCTCAGCACTCGCCTCTGTGGGGACAACAA CCGCATCCGCCAGGTGGTGTCCATCTACGGGAGCTGCTTGGACGTGGAGCTGCAGCAGCGGGCTGTGGAGTATGACACACTCTTCCGGAAATACGACCACATGAG GGCTGCTATCCTGGAAAAAATGCCTCTTGTGGAGCGAGATGGCCCTCAGGCTGATGAGGAAgcaaaggaaagcaaagaagCAGCCCAGCTTTCAGAAGCAGCCCCAGTGCCCACAGAGCCCCAG GCCTCGCAGCTCCTGGATCTGCTAGATCTCCTGGATGGGGCTTCTGGGGATGTCCAGCATCCTCCCCCTCTGGACCCCGCCCCAGGAGGTGCTCTGGTACACCTGCTTGACCTTCCCTGTGTACCTCCACCCCCAG CTCCCATCCCAGATCTCAAAGTGTTTGAGCGTGAGGGAGTACAGCTGAATCTGTCTTTCATTCGACCCCATGAAAACCCTGCTTTGCTGTTAATCACCGTCACTGCCACCAACTTCTCAGAGGGTGATGTCACCCATTTCATCTGCCAGGCTGCTGTGCCCAAG AGtctccagctgcagctgcaggCCCCCAGTGGGAACACAGTTCCAGCTCGGGGTGGCCTTCCTATCACCCAGCTCTTCAGAATCCTCAATCCTAACAAG GCCCCCCTGCGGCTAAAGCTGCGCCTCACCTACAACCACTTTCACCAGTCGGTGCAGGAGATCTTTGAGGTGAACAACTTGCCTGTGGAATCGTGGCAGTAA
- the AP1G2 gene encoding AP-1 complex subunit gamma-like 2 isoform X5: MCRDLAPEVEKLLLQPSSYVRKKAILTAVHMIRKVPELSSVFLPPCAKLLHERHHGILLGTITLITELCERSPAALRHFQKVVPQLVQILRTLVTTGYSTEHSISGVSDPFLQVQILRLLRILGRNHEESSETMNDLLAQVATNTDTSRNAGNAVLFETVLTIMDIRSAAGLRVLAVNILGRFLLNSDRNIRYVALTSLLRLVQSDHSAVQRHRPTVVECLQETDASLSRRALELSLALVNSSNVRAMIQELQAFLESCPPDLRADCASGILLAAERFAPTKRWHIDTILHVLTTAGTHVRDDAVANLTQLIGGAQELHAYSVRRLYNVLAEDISQQPLVQVAAWCIGEYGDLLLAGNCEEIEPLQVDEEEVLALLEKVLQSHMSLPATRGYALTALMKLSTRLCGDNNRIRQVVSIYGSCLDVELQQRAVEYDTLFRKYDHMRAAILEKMPLVERDGPQADEEAKESKEAAQLSEAAPVPTEPQASQLLDLLDLLDGASGDVQHPPPLDPAPGGALVHLLDLPCVPPPPAPIPDLKVFEREGVQLNLSFIRPHENPALLLITVTATNFSEGDVTHFICQAAVPKSLQLQLQAPSGNTVPARGGLPITQLFRILNPNKAPLRLKLRLTYNHFHQSVQEIFEVNNLPVESWQ; the protein is encoded by the exons ATGTGCCGAGACCTGGCCCCAGAAGTGGAGAAACTGCTCCTGCAACCCAGTTCCTACGTGCGCAAGAAG GCTATTCTGACTGCAGTGCACATGATCCGGAAGGTGCCTGAACTCTCCAGTGTCTTCCTCCCACCCTGTGCCAAACTGCTTCATGAGCGTCACCATG GCATCCTGCTGGGCACCATCACGCTGATCACGGAGCTCTGCGAACGAAGCCCTGCAGCCCTCAGGCACTTTCAAAAG GTGGTACCCCAGCTGGTACAGATCCTCCGGACTCTGGTGACAACGGGATACTCCACAGAACACAGCATATCTGGAGTCAGCGACCCCTTCCTGCAG GTCCAGATACTTCGTCTGCTTCGGATCCTGGGCCGGAACCACGAGGAGAGCAGTGAGACCATGAATGACTTGCTGGCccag GTGGCCACTAACACAGACACCAGCCGAAATGCCGGAAATGCGGTCCTGTTTGAGACAGTACTCACCATCATGGACATCCGCTCTGCAGCTGGCCTACGG GTTCTAGCTGTCAACATTCTTGGCCGCTTCCTACTCAACAGTGACAGGAACATTAG GTATGTAGCCCTGACATCACTGCTTCGACTGGTGCAGTCTGATCACAGTGCTGTGCAGCGGCATCGGCCCACTGTGGTGGAATGTCTACAGGAAACTGATGCCTCCCTCAGCCG GAGAGCCCTGGAACTAAGCCTGGCTCTGGTAAATAGCTCCAATGTGCGAGCCATGATACAAGAGCTGCAGGCCTTTCTGGAGTCCTGCCCTCCTGACCTACGGGCTGACTGTGCCTCAGGCATCCTGCTGGCTGCAGAGAG GTTTGCTCCAACCAAACGCTGGCACATCGACACCATCCTGCATGTGCTGACAACG GCGGGCACCCATGTGCGGGATGATGCAGTGGCCAACCTGACCCAGCTGATTGGGGGGGCCCAGGAGCTACATGCCTACTCTGTGCGCCGCCTCTACAATGTCCTGGCAGAAGACATTTCCCAG CAACCACTGGTGCAGGTGGCAGCCTGGTGCATTGGGGAGTATGGGGACCTCCTGCTGGCAGGGAACTGCGAGGAGATTGAGCCCCTTCAG GTGGATGAAGAGGAAGTGCTGGCATTGCTGGAAAAGGTGCTGCAGTCCCATATGTCCCTGCCAGCCACTCGAGGATATGCCCTCACAGCCCTCATGAAGCTCAGCACTCGCCTCTGTGGGGACAACAA CCGCATCCGCCAGGTGGTGTCCATCTACGGGAGCTGCTTGGACGTGGAGCTGCAGCAGCGGGCTGTGGAGTATGACACACTCTTCCGGAAATACGACCACATGAG GGCTGCTATCCTGGAAAAAATGCCTCTTGTGGAGCGAGATGGCCCTCAGGCTGATGAGGAAgcaaaggaaagcaaagaagCAGCCCAGCTTTCAGAAGCAGCCCCAGTGCCCACAGAGCCCCAG GCCTCGCAGCTCCTGGATCTGCTAGATCTCCTGGATGGGGCTTCTGGGGATGTCCAGCATCCTCCCCCTCTGGACCCCGCCCCAGGAGGTGCTCTGGTACACCTGCTTGACCTTCCCTGTGTACCTCCACCCCCAG CTCCCATCCCAGATCTCAAAGTGTTTGAGCGTGAGGGAGTACAGCTGAATCTGTCTTTCATTCGACCCCATGAAAACCCTGCTTTGCTGTTAATCACCGTCACTGCCACCAACTTCTCAGAGGGTGATGTCACCCATTTCATCTGCCAGGCTGCTGTGCCCAAG AGtctccagctgcagctgcaggCCCCCAGTGGGAACACAGTTCCAGCTCGGGGTGGCCTTCCTATCACCCAGCTCTTCAGAATCCTCAATCCTAACAAG GCCCCCCTGCGGCTAAAGCTGCGCCTCACCTACAACCACTTTCACCAGTCGGTGCAGGAGATCTTTGAGGTGAACAACTTGCCTGTGGAATCGTGGCAGTAA